AGCGCAAGAGAGCCGTGCTTTCCCCTCGTCTTCCTCTTCATGAAGTGGATAGCTTCAAAAACGATCAAAATGTTGTCCTAGATCAGCCTACCTTCCACAAAGGCCGACTGAGCACGGTCAATAAGGTTGGGCAGCACCTTTTTAAGCCTATTACACACAACTTTGGAAAGAATCTTGTATATAACATTACATAGAGCAATAGGGCAGAGCTCCTTCATAGACGAGGGAGAATCTACCTTTGGAATGAGGGGTGACCAAGGTATGATTAAGATCAGGAGGGAAGCTCATGGAGTCGAGCCAAGAACAGCAACTGTGATAGACATCTTCACCAACCATGTTCCAGAAATTCTGGAAAAACTTGGGATTAAATTCGTCCGATCCTGGTGACTTGTCCGGATGCATCTGGGACACGGCAACTTTAAACTCCTCTGCCAGAAATGGCTTGATAAGTTCATCATTCATGGAACTATCAAAGTTAGGGTTAAACCTATCGAGCACATGGAGATAGTTAGTAGCACTattagactcatcaaagatacCTTCAAAGTACCCGCAAGCAACAATTCTAATCTCATTATCATTCTCCGTCCAGCTACCATCCTCGCGCTGAAGATGAATAATATTGTTCTTTTTGCGCCGAGCGGAAGCCATTGCGTGGAAAAATTTCGTATTACAATCACCCTCTTGAATCCAATGCTGCTTGGCTCTCTGACGCCAATGGACCTcctcttttaatagaaaatccGCTAAGTCCAGCCGGGCCTTTTTCAACTTCTGAATAGAACGAGAGTCATGCCGCCCTTGAAGAGAAGAAATCTGGTGTTGAAGCTTTGATTTTGTAGTCCTCTCATGCCTTTGGTGTTGggaaattagacgcaactaattccgcccTGGATCTAGTGTGACGCAATATTTTAGATATCGATCGATATGAAACGATAAGAAAAAtaacaccgatatttttaacgtggttcggccaaactgcctacgtccacggacccacaccgaTATATTAAAGAATCTCAAaatgaggagtacaacaaaaatatcacactgtattttgtatctgcctacgcagaggctatctctcaactcaattttatcactcgtgtataacttcaacactgaagttttctctcacaagatttttttttctctctctctagtaGAAAGAAATGTTTCTGCTTTGGTGATGTGTTGGTGTATCTTAAGCTGATGTGAATCCCTTCAATTTATAGGCAGAGATCAAGAACTGTGAGCCGCAATGCTTGAAaacaattgcaacaactgctgAAATTGTTGTTGGAGCATTAAATGTTGAGCATGCAGGAGCTATGCATAGCCCACTATAGCTCCTTTGACTAACATTTAGAGGTGGGCTGCCCAAATGGATATTGATTCAGACACGGCCATGAGCCGATCCGTGACATTAATCCCATAAAGGTTCGTCCAATAATCACGAACAACTTTTGGAAGATCCAGCTCAAGActgaaggaaccatattttgatatatgattcaCATGTCCGTGACCGATTCCGGATACCAAACGAacacatacaaaaaccattCGTGCCTATTACAAGGGAACgagtcttacttgcaaatccggcgatGAGCGACTCTAGAGTGAATCTTCCGACTTgtttcccacggcaagacttgacaTAGGGCGGCTACAAACTTCAAGTCCTTTCCGCCTTCTAGGAATGGCGTCTTCCTCTACTCTCACAGAATTCTCTCTTTTTCTGCTCACACGTTTATGCTCAAGTAATTAGGTTTAGGGCTTTCTTATTATTTGTACTAGGTATTAGCCATatctaaataataagcccataaacttaattaaactaaatagaGCCCA
The genomic region above belongs to Salvia miltiorrhiza cultivar Shanhuang (shh) chromosome 5, IMPLAD_Smil_shh, whole genome shotgun sequence and contains:
- the LOC131025611 gene encoding uncharacterized protein LOC131025611 — protein: MASARRKKNNIIHLQREDGSWTENDNEIRIVACGYFEGIFDESNSATNYLHVLDRFNPNFDSSMNDELIKPFLAEEFKVAVSQMHPDKSPGSDEFNPKFFQNFWNMVGEDVYHSCCSWLDSMSFPPDLNHTLVTPHSKAIHFMKRKTRGKHGSLALKIDISKAYDRVDWGYLDAILQMMGFCDKWRAWMNLCVRTVSYEVLVNGEAIGPIIQGRGLRQGDPLSPYLIILCAEGL